The genomic region ttccttcttcaaacTACTTAGGCTGACTTCACGGTCTCTTTTGTATCTGCACCCTGAACTGATATTTGTgggttggtatttttttttttttttttttttttttttttctttctttctgtgagtGTAGGTGTAAGGACCACAGAATACAGCCTGGAAGAAATtgatgaaaaggaagagatgagCGTGCAACAGGGAGAGGAAAGTGAAAGTACGGATACCTCTCTCAGGACAGGAGAGATTACTGCAGCCTTCAGCTTTACTGAGGTACaactggaaactgaaaaaaatgatccTGCTTCATCAGCTCTTGTTCCTGGCACTGTTTCTGTAGACAACTCACAAAgcttcaaggaagaaaaacaagaaaatatgagCACAGATGGCAAGTAAGTACGCTTTGTGACAAAGAAAGGAGCACTGGGGAGGGAATGGGGGAGGCAAATAAAATGTAGAGTGCTGTTTCATTGTGGAGCACAGAATAATGAATTGTGAGAGAGGAATGAGCTTAATATGCTTAGCTTTCATTGTAGCACTCTTCTGGACACAGTAATTCATGAAGCCTTTCAACAAAAATGACTGTTGTGCTGGGTGTTCTGTTTAAGCCTTCCTTTCCTTACTACTAAAACATCCAGATCCCAGAAAAGCTGAACCCATCTTTTAAACATAAAAGTTTTAAACATAATTACTAGAGCAGTGCAGTGTgctggggggaaggaggtgAGAAGCGGGGCAGGAAATGTGATTTGATTCATTTAAAGAGAATTTGCAAGATCATTCTTAGAGTTGGGGGGAAAACAGGTATATTGGCCATTTCGGTTCTAGGCATGCTTCTATTGTTTATCTGTTACCTATTGCTCtacaatttgttttgttttcttaatatattaGCCAGTTGTCTTGACCTGTCTTGATCTGTCTTCTCTCAGGACAAACAAGAATTAACATATTACTTTCCTTAACCACTCATTTTCCCTTCTGGTGATGTTGTAACTTTGCACTTTAGCATGTTTGTTAAACTACCTGACTCAGCAGGTTCCCAACATGAGTTAGTGCCTGCTTGAAATGAATGTTGATTGTCCAGAGAAGTCCCATTGCATTAATGTAATTCACTATTTCTGTTGTTCCCTGGGGCAACTCAGCTGGCTACTGTTCCcaatttaaactgaaagaactgTTTCAATTACTGTACCGAGGCCAAAATGTGTGAATGCTATAGTAGCCAAGAACTTTGAAGGTAATGCAGAGAGCTTTGACTTGTATTTCTAGGGTCTTTTTGTCAGTTCAGTGCCAGGTGGGGCTTTGCAAAAATCTTTGATGTTCTGTCCTGAGAAATACTGCACAAATTGCTTGGGTGTGTCTGCTCTTTGAGGAACTGAGCTGGTGGATCCaccaaatgttatttttaaattcttgcaGATTATCGAGACCTGAATTATTGTGCCTATTTGGCCAGTTGTCCAGGGGATATTTCATCACTCCCACCCCACAACTAACTTGTATAGGCCTTTTGTGGTCTATAATACTGTTGAACATCACCTAGTTATGCACTGTGCTGTAACTTCAGAGTTTGGAAAtccttttcttcatgaaatacTACAGTGTTGAAAATGAGGAGTAGGGTTTCTCTGACATTGTTTCTGGAAATCTGGTAATTCAAACTTAACATTGGATCTAGTGActttgaagatgttttttaatcaaacctGGGGTATGTATAGTATTTCAGTCAAAAGGTCTGATTCCTGTAATGCTCTATGACATTTGgcaattttctttgtttttaaacagttcaGCCTGTTGCAAGTACTTGTCATTCTGTCCCTCAGCTATGTTCAAGGGAATGGAGATAAGCAAGAGTACAGAGGGCAGGACTGAGCTTTAATGTACTTCCAACAAAAATTTTGAGCGTGTATGCTTCTGTTTAGTGGTTATTGAACGCTTAGAGCATGTTTTGGACTGTACAGGCAACATGAGGATGGATGCTTAttgaggaatttattttttttaaatactcaaAACAGATGTTTCAGCTCACAGCAGTAGTTCCTGATAACTAATGCATTTGATGTGGCAAATGAAATGGAATCTTCATAATGCCAGTGTTAgtactacagaaaataaaagtatctcAAACATACAGAAGTTTGAAgttctaatatttttaaaagagaaaatgaagtattcTAAAAGAGAAATTTACACTATTTTGGCgtttttcatttgccttttgaagtcagatatttaatatttcctgaaaacaaagtttttttttttgtttttttttttgttttttttcagcatttgtgGAGTTCTTTTGTCCCCTCTGATCAGAGGCAGACATTGTATGCATTGGCAAAATGTTTAGTATGCAAGTAACATgttttatgcatatttatttgttgttctcAAGACATTTCTTGCAAGGAACAGAAAGTTTTTCGTTACTATCTTGAAGTTTATACTGCACAGTTCATATGCAGTCAGCATCTCATGTGACTTCATATTCTGTCGGAAACAAAACTAAAGACAGATTCTAAATGTTGGGGGTGTCATAAGACTTCGTGCTAGGAACATCattaaatgaaagataaagCATTACCTTAGTGGCTCCACTAAACTTGAGTTGTTAGTGGAAAGAGCCTTGTTAAAAGTGAATGAGTAaacaaaaggagaggaagaagggaaaggaaaactgatCATGTTACACAGAAGAGAGTGAAGCTGCATGTCATTTCGGTGAAATATCATAGCAGCATTTcctctcatttaaaataaataaataaacgatTCTGTTGGGTACTCCAATGTTTGGCAGAGTGATTCTATTTTGTCCATCTGTGTTTGGAGAATATTGCCAGTTCTCTtgcatcttttcttctgtttactgAAATGAATGATACCAGCATATTTAATATACTGTTGTGCTTTGCAGAGAACTACAGACTAAGATAAGCATTGAGCAAGCTGCGTTCGAGAAAGATAGGAAGCTTAAAATTTTggatcaaaataaaaatcatggtGAGTAGTTCCCACTCATTTTTAATACTCAAAACAAGTTTGAAGAAAactctttgtttcctttgaaaacGCTCGTAATACCATCACATTTGAATTGCTATcattggattattttctttatacttCCTCTAGCTCTGGCATATCCTCTTTGAGATGAGGTTATGAAAATTGGCTgcgggttgttttttttgttttgttttttattcctccAGCAGTAGTCAAAGCTGTACTGTTGTAGGGCAGTGTGGGTGGAGCATTGCttaggagagggaaggaggttTTAGTGTTTTCCAATTGTCCCCTTTTACAAATACACAAGGTAGAGTTAacaagtaacatttttaatgttaaaaccATAGAACAGACACTACAAAGATGGaactaaataaaaattggaTCTAACTTAATACTGCGTAGACTTTGAGCTCAGGTCACTGATACCTGTATAGTCAACTGAAAGTTGTTAGCATGTCTAAAGTGACtctagaatatatttttaaaggtcatGCATGACAGTATGAACAGAAGCCTGTTAACTTCCTTACTTAGTTACATGTTAAGTAAAGAAGAATACCTGAGTACGAATATAATTATTTGGCAATATCAGTCAAGTATAAGTATTTCTTTAACcagcttttaaaagcattaaggaaaatattaatattagtCTGTATAACTGCATCTATATTAATTTACGGAATCTCTCTAACTTAAAGATTACAGTGACACAAAACTCCTTCCAACAAACGAAGATGGGAGAGAACATCAGACAGCAGAAATTAAAGCAGTAGATTTTAGAGAAAATAGCAAGCTTGAAGTTGACAGACTATCAAACTGCCAAGCATCTAAAAATGACATCTCTGTAAGTCAGAGGAATTATACTCAACTGATTCCAGAAAAACAagatcagaaaacaaatcaaaccagCCTGGACACAGTAAAAACTCAGGATGTTGCAATTCAGACAGGTCCAACAGTTTGCGATTTGGGAAGGActacacaaaaagaaatgaaagattgTGAATCGTTCTCATTCAGAGGACCGGTCCCTCAACAAAATACAGGTATAAACAGCCCCCTTCTTCGAGTGATGCAAGGAATgcaaacagatgaagaaattaTAACAGAACAAAATCTTCAGAGACAAGAAGTTACACATGAAAAAGTAATTCCCATAAAAGATGAAATTCACATTTGTACAAATGGCAGTAACATTGCTTCACCAGAAACAGTTGCAAAAACTCCAGATGGCTCTCCTATAAAAGGTTACCCTCTTTATAGACAGGACATGAAACCTAAACCTAAGCCTGCTAATGAAATTACAAGAGATTACATACCAAAAATTGGAATGACTACTTATAAAATAGTGCCTCCAAAATCCTTAGAAATAATGAGGAGCTGGGAGTCAGAAGTTGCATCAGACTGTAAAGATCAAGATGTATCTACTTCTGACAACTCTCCAAAGCATGAAGACCCCAAAGAATTCACAATGCAAgctgaaatttctcatttttcaaaaagtgtGGGTCATTTACAGGCTTGTTCACAAAATAAACCTGCAGCAGCAAACGATCTGCTGCACAGAGTGAACAGCATGTCTGAACATGGGGGGACATCTGGAGCCGAGATTGCTACTGAGAGCAATCAAACAGAAACAGAGCCTTCCAAGCAGTGTATCCCACTGATGCTCAACACGGATAATACAAATGCTTCTTCTGGGACTCAGGACAAGTCAAATGCATTAAGTCCTACAGCAAAgcctaattctttttttcttcagatgcaACGGAGAGTTTCAAGTCATTATGTGACATCGGCAATTGCCAGAAGTACTGTTAGTGCTCCTAATTCCACTCcaaatgaagttaaaaatacagagattgAAAAAAGAATATCATCACCTGATGAaacctctttttctttacataaaacAAGTAgttcctctcctccagcagatgaagaaaaagatgatgggaaaaaaattgaatcCTCCACTTCTCCTGTTAAAAGCAATAAACCGTCAAGTTTTCCCCCCTGCCAACCAGCACCGTTGAACCTAAGAACTCTAAGAACTTTTGCAGTTCCGAAGCCATATTCCAGTTCAAGGCCATCCCCTTTTGCTCTTGCTGTCTCATCAGCAGTCAAAAGGTCACAGTCATTCAACAAGACACGTACAATCACTAGCCAGGCACCTAGAGAGGAATTTCCTGTTGAACTCTCATCTGCCACTTCTGCAGCTGAATTCTCCTCAGCTACCTCCCTCCCTCAAGTGAAAAACCCTTCCTTACACAGCATAACTGGAGGGTCACAAAATAATCTAATGGATAAGGTAAactttatttctaatatttcttgACTGGTGAATTTCTGCGATGTCAtttacagcagagcagagactTATTCTGCCTAATCACTGAACTACTGGCTTATCAAAAAGTTCTGCATTGAAACAGTGTAAACATCTTGTGGTACATAGGAGTAGCACAGCATTATAATGAATtataaggaaaaaggaatgctAAAGTGAAAGCAGTCTCATTCAGAATagtggaaataattatttcttgcCATAATTATCACCCCTTgtactttgaagaaaaacagtaaattaaacagaattaCTTATTCTGTGTATACCTATTTTTATGTTCAGAGCACTTAGGATGTGTTCCTTATGGTTCTGCATGTTGGTTTCTTTAATTTTGGGTATCATGAGTTTTGCTTCAAGTGATCATGTCAGAAACATACTTGAACCAAGGGTGTAAAATTTTGCTGACATAACTACTTACCTTAAGTAAgaaactaacaaaaataaaaatcagctaatGTATTAATCAGCAATATATTAATGTTGTGAGTGCATAGATGTCATAATGATGTGAGTGCATAGATAAGGCATCATTCAGAGAACTGTTTTAAGCTGCTCTGGCAAAGGTACTTTCTGTCTCCTATAAGTTCCATCTGCACAATGGCAGCTTGATGTATCCACAAATCCTGAGATGTGTACGTGCGCCTAAAGACTGCTGGCTGCCTTGCATGTTCTGTACAAATCTGCAGTATTATAGGATTCTGGGCTTAGCAGGCAAGAGGCTGTACTGTTCCAGCCTTCCTGTTTTTATAAGCGTTCTTTGGGTATGGAAGTTCAATGCTAATCTCTGCTCAGTAGCTTCAAAATACAGCAGTGCTTGCCACCACCTATGCTTTTGGTTCAAAATGCATTGTTGAACTTCTCAGGATAGCTTCTGGATAAGAATTATATGTTAAATTTAGATTCTCAGAGGAAAACATGAGTAAAAGAAATGCTCATTCTAGCATATGTGATGGTGATGAATGGTTTTATATGGAAATACTTCGGAACTGATCTTTGTTAGATACTTCAATgcttaaagaatatttaaatatgctaCAATGTGTTGTCTAATGTGCCTACATTTGAGGTGGTGACATTTTGGAGTAATAGCTTGTCAAGTCATCagggaaataaagcaaaacaaaaacaggtctCAACGAGTTGTAATGCTCAAATTTCATCTAGTTTAGTTAACATTTAGTAGAAATTCAGATGATAAAATTgtagtatttttccttcttttccttttggaataTATTATTTCCATATCTTATCACTTTGTGGAGTCTCAAACTCTCTGATCTTGGAGGAAtttcttcaacattttaataagtcaaaaaaatgtatgaatcTTAGAACTTTTTGGTTGCTGATAAATTGAAGATTAGTTTCCAAAAGCTATAGTGGAAACATGGCTGCTCTCTGAAATCTTGAACAAAGCAAATGCTGCAGTGGAGGCCCAGGTTGAGATGCAGCCTCTTGTGAGTTGACTTAGTTGTGACTTACTAACATTAAAGGTCTTTgttatgtttttcctcttgcttccTCTCTttacagagaagcagcagtgtgAATAGTGAGCAAAAAAGTCAGGCACAGTCAGGTGCTTCAGCTGACCAACCACCCCCTGTCACTACGAGACAAACTGCGATGACAGTCCAGCGCTCTGACCCAGAACAGATCCACCAGAGCTTGCTGGCTGCAATCCGCTctggagaagctgctgccaAACTGAAAAGGGTGAGTTTTCATCACTGCATCCGTAACAATGAACTCATAGCGTTTCCTTCAAAATTGCCATATTAATGTCTGACACTGAAAGTAGTAAGCTTTGGCATGAAGTGCTGTGAGATCTCTTACATGTAACAATGGAAatggaggtggggaggagagtTCGGCTTTGCAGAATAAATTGGTGCATGCACATAGAAAGCTTTATATGCCCTTCTTTCAAAGAGTGCAAATGCAATCGGAAATCTTCCTGAAATGAGTTAGATATCTTTAAGTTGCCAATTACTGTCTCTTTCAAAACCGCAGGAACCtattaaattatttgtgtttatatGTTTTGAAGTACTGTGGTTTTGGATGCATGCTAAGCAGCTTCATCCTAGACCTGAATTAGCTGCAATCCTTTGCAGGCAGATAAATAGAAGTTGTGAAGATTTGATTTTTCCAGGTATTAAACTCTGTTAGGTCCTTAATTCTTAaggcctcctgctgctgtttggtaTTATTAGTAAGATATTTCTCAATGTCTTGTTAACAGTCCTAATAAGTCTGTCTTCCCCCACTCCCTCAGGTAAAAAGTGctgcttaatttttcttttctgtctcctaAAATGCACCTGTACTTCCTTCACTGGGTATCGCAGGCTTTAAAAAtctattgttttaaatttgtaacCAGACAATTTAATGATAGTCTCATAAAAAGATTTCTTGATGTAAAAGCTTTCTTGATGTAGCATTAGTATTTTGTATTCTGTACTTCAGAATAATTTCTCATTGCAGAAAGTTAAGGAACTCATgaggttttttttgtcttcctttttgcaCTTTAAActtgaataaaagcaaatgatgtGTGGTGGGTGGctgtgagggtttttttgttttttaatgaaaatttttgATTGTATAGGATCAAAATCTCTCAGTTGCTGGTCAAATATTAGAATACTCTGTTTCAAATATGtgaggttttatttcagtttagcACTGCAACAGCCTGTCTGAGGCCTGTAGGCCTCCCATTATTTCTACTGTGGATAGGAAGATTCATTTTCCCAGAAAGGGTATAACTATGCTTAACTAGTTGTTGCCTTCAGACAGTAAGAGCAGTACATAAGGCACTGAGTATTGCTTCTATTTGTCACTAACTACaagccattttaaaaacaagttaagATTAAGCAAGTATCATATTTTTCAGTCACTTTGATGTTAACTTGATCTATTCTACCTGagtttgtcttgtttgtttcttgcttgtttgcttgcatatatatgcatgtatttttacTAAGGTGTTTTTTCCAATGCACAATTGTGAATAATattgaatttcatttattttgcatagcGTGTGAAATTTGTTTTACGATTCTGTGGGAAATACCTATAGGCATTGGCTACTGACACAGTAGCttgcaagtgtttttaaaaaatataattcataaAGTTCTTTTCAGAATTCAAGAAGTCTATAGCTACTTGAAAAACCACAGACAAAACTTATGTGGCTATTTATCATTTTCTAATAAAGATGATGACCCGTATAGTCTTAGCAGTCAAGGTACAGGAATGGTACTGTGAAGAAAAGAGAGGTGATGACtcagatccttttttttcctctttcccttgcCAActctgctgtgggcaggagTTGTCCTTCCTCAGTATAGTATCTGTAGAGGCTGTGGGTGATGAGGggcttttttttaaggaaaaatgattAGAAGATTCCATAAGCGTGAGGAAAAGCATTCTGCAACATTGAAACCTGAAACAGGCTTCAACATCCATTCCACACCCCTCCTAAAATTGCGATGAAGAACCAGCTGAAATTCTGCCAAACAATTGTACACACAATGCTCTTTTAACCAGAGTGCATGTACTGTAGTACAGGTGTGTCTGACTGcagaaagaggattttttttggcCTATGGCAAATTTAATAACATTCCCGTTTTAACATGGAGAACTTGGCTGTACTAGGACAAATAGAGATGTGAAACATTTTGCATCAGTAAGTTTGCACCCAAAAGTGATTTCCAGTATTGAAAGGACTTTTTGCTTGCATTCACCTCAGCTTCCAGCTTCCACTATTGTGCTGCTCTCAATAAAAGGGGTAATAATGCAAACCATTGGAATTGTGAAAGAGGGTTGTCAGGTGCCTGCTTCTCATTTACCTCTCACCGTACTCTCCATTTCTTAGGGTCTCTGAGGGAattgttcaaaaaataaaatgctggcaCCACTAGCCCAATCCTTTATTTTTAccctgttttatttaataagttGTCAGTATGCAATGCCAAGATCTGTGGTCTTTTGTGTTGCTGGCCTTTTCTGTTGAATTTTGTTGGTCCTCAGTAATTACTAACCTAAAATGGGTCAAATGAGGTTTCTTtttaactattttcttttaataatattttcattttgtttagtAAGCTATGTGCTGTGGTATGCAGCTCCCGTGGCTCCCTTTAACTCCAACTAGAGTAACTGGTTTATGTAGCTCTCCTGAAAATTAGGTCTTTGCTATCTATCCTAAAAATTATAGTTTGCTCCTGATACAAGAGCATGGCATAAATGAATGTCAGATTTTATTAGGAATCAATTCcattcaatatttaattttaaaatgttaattttgagTGATAGTTTTTCATGTATTCCTTTTCAGCCAGGTCCAGAGATGGACTAAAAATTCTGTATGTTTTGAATAGATATTCACTGAATTTATTGATAGAAATGTATGCAattacttaaaaacattttatcctACTTCTGTAGCATATATGTGCTTTGTTCAGAAATTATGTAGGAGATCTTTCATtggaataagaaaaacatagaaaagactgaagacaagaaaaactgaataacaatatatatatattttaatgatgcTGTGAAACATACTACAgccaaatgtatttaaaaaacttagcttaatattctttttccctttttttccccctgcctcCAGGTTGGTCCTCCATCAAACACTATAGCGGTCAACGGAAGAGCCAAGCTTACTTATTTGTATTCCACAGAAGCAAAAGCTAATCACTAGTTattataacaaatattttgcacttCACTACTGCTTCATAGGCCGGCTTAATACTAACTATAAATTTTTGAAAGTGTAAATGCAAgtatatgttaatatatttttgtcaatTGGTATAGGAATTTCACACTGGGTCCTTTGATGCCTTGGAAACGATTATTAGAATATGTAAATTACGgtaataattttctctttataaagCTGATTATGCTGCTAAAAACTTTTAAGAGAAGGTGCAGATGAGCTTTGCTTCTTTTGGAGTGAGTGTCAAAAATTGTTGACTTCAGCCTTCAAGACTGAACAATATGTAGCAGTATGCTGAAATTACAGATTTAAAGAAATCTAAGACTTTTAgataattaattttgaattgtGTATTACTTTAACAGATTGTAAGAATTTAAATCTACCACATGCTGCCTCCATATTAgttcattaaattaattttgtaattagTAGAAAATTATATGCAatacttttgtttctcttaaaaaaaaaagtttttgttccTTGAGCTGATGTAGTTGGgataagtattttaattttaaatctccTTCAATTTTTTCCTggtagtatttaaaaaaaaaagacataaattaCTGGAAATTTTTATACTAAAAGTTTTCTTAAGAGTAACACTACATGATGTTTCTCATCTACTCTTTGAGCAACTGTATATAGTATTTACCTAGCACTCagatgaacaaaacattttgtgaacTAGATATACTTTTAAATAGACATCAGCATATAGTCACTTAGGGATAAAATGCAAATTCCAGTTTTGATAAttaattaagtttaaaaaaaaaaatcactggaagTATGGCTAAAGAATGAACTGCTTTAGACTTGtttgtgtaaaatattttaatcttagAACAGCACAATAATACACTTATAAACCATTCTTGTATCTCAGAGCCTCTATTTATAGACTACATATTAAATACCAAAATGggaatgaatatatatatatataaagaaaatgcttcatgttatattttatctattttgcatttcttgtgaAGATGATACATTTTGGGGAGAGGGCAGAAATGTGATCACACATGATGAAATAGCTAGATTATGGATGTATGCAGCAAGTGCTGGGGTATTTgccatattaaaatattttcttgctggacttgatttaaataaaaataattatatttagtTTCTATTCTttaacaatatatttattttgtactttaaagTCATTGTTAActcattttctgaaactgaTCTAAATGTGCATTTCAAAGGTTTATTAATGGTTTGCTGCCAGTTTTTTGTGCAATAATCTCAGAGAGGTCTCATTACTTTTCTAGTACAGGCTCAATTATTTGTTGCTAATAAAACTGTTAACTTAATGCTGAAACCCTTCAGAGAACATTTTagtaaataaaattcataaagaGAACTGAGGAGCACttatttgctgctgttctctcatgttttctctcttataACTTAGTCCCTTGTCAAGGTGTGCTGCCACTGCCTTCTAGTTCTTGCCTCCAGTCAAGGGCTGATTATAAGGTGGAAGCGGGAACCCACATGGTAGTTCAAAATATGTGTTTCAGGGTCTGATTGCAAAAGAACGCTTCATTCTTCACTTGAAAATGG from Aythya fuligula isolate bAytFul2 chromosome 6, bAytFul2.pri, whole genome shotgun sequence harbors:
- the COBLL1 gene encoding cordon-bleu protein-like 1 isoform X2, which translates into the protein MEQKENVIDKDIELSVVLPGDVIKYTTVNGRKPMMDLLIFLCAQYHLNPSSYTIELVSAENSQIKFKPNTPVGMLEVEKVIVKPKQMDKKKPVPVIPEQTVRVVINYKKTQKTVVRVSPHSPLQELIPIICSKCEFDPSQTVLLKNYQSQEALDVTKSLNDLGLRELYAMDISRDAYQMSENSEALKEKENKGFFSFFQRSKKKREQAASAPATPLMSKPRPTFITRSNTVSKQYDSNTMPSEMPKKRRAPLPPMPNSQSAPQELAQAQARPASDTVKSNSLDRNEQAPPGLVRKGSLPLSDTASVNSLRRMKRKAPSPPSRTPEDQSESSNETVTESRESTPTKAEERTTEMLSETVSVGVRTTEYSLEEIDEKEEMSVQQGEESESTDTSLRTGEITAAFSFTEVQLETEKNDPASSALVPGTVSVDNSQSFKEEKQENMSTDGKELQTKISIEQAAFEKDRKLKILDQNKNHDYSDTKLLPTNEDGREHQTAEIKAVDFRENSKLEVDRLSNCQASKNDISVSQRNYTQLIPEKQDQKTNQTSLDTVKTQDVAIQTGPTVCDLGRTTQKEMKDCESFSFRGPVPQQNTGINSPLLRVMQGMQTDEEIITEQNLQRQEVTHEKVIPIKDEIHICTNGSNIASPETVAKTPDGSPIKGYPLYRQDMKPKPKPANEITRDYIPKIGMTTYKIVPPKSLEIMRSWESEVASDCKDQDVSTSDNSPKHEDPKEFTMQAEISHFSKSVGHLQACSQNKPAAANDLLHRVNSMSEHGGTSGAEIATESNQTETEPSKQCIPLMLNTDNTNASSGTQDKSNALSPTAKPNSFFLQMQRRVSSHYVTSAIARSTVSAPNSTPNEVKNTEIEKRISSPDETSFSLHKTSSSSPPADEEKDDGKKIESSTSPVKSNKPSSFPPCQPAPLNLRTLRTFAVPKPYSSSRPSPFALAVSSAVKRSQSFNKTRTITSQAPREEFPVELSSATSAAEFSSATSLPQVKNPSLHSITGGSQNNLMDKRSSSVNSEQKSQAQSGASADQPPPVTTRQTAMTVQRSDPEQIHQSLLAAIRSGEAAAKLKRVGPPSNTIAVNGRAKLTYLYSTEAKANH
- the COBLL1 gene encoding cordon-bleu protein-like 1 isoform X1; this translates as MEQKENVIDKDIELSVVLPGDVIKYTTVNGRKPMMDLLIFLCAQYHLNPSSYTIELVSAENSQIKFKPNTPVGMLEVEKVIVKPKQMDKKKPVPVIPEQTVRVVINYKKTQKTVVRVSPHSPLQELIPIICSKCEFDPSQTVLLKNYQSQEALDVTKSLNDLGLRELYAMDISRATSPVNLNLPSLQDAYQMSENSEALKEKENKGFFSFFQRSKKKREQAASAPATPLMSKPRPTFITRSNTVSKQYDSNTMPSEMPKKRRAPLPPMPNSQSAPQELAQAQARPASDTVKSNSLDRNEQAPPGLVRKGSLPLSDTASVNSLRRMKRKAPSPPSRTPEDQSESSNETVTESRESTPTKAEERTTEMLSETGVRTTEYSLEEIDEKEEMSVQQGEESESTDTSLRTGEITAAFSFTEVQLETEKNDPASSALVPGTVSVDNSQSFKEEKQENMSTDGKELQTKISIEQAAFEKDRKLKILDQNKNHDYSDTKLLPTNEDGREHQTAEIKAVDFRENSKLEVDRLSNCQASKNDISVSQRNYTQLIPEKQDQKTNQTSLDTVKTQDVAIQTGPTVCDLGRTTQKEMKDCESFSFRGPVPQQNTGINSPLLRVMQGMQTDEEIITEQNLQRQEVTHEKVIPIKDEIHICTNGSNIASPETVAKTPDGSPIKGYPLYRQDMKPKPKPANEITRDYIPKIGMTTYKIVPPKSLEIMRSWESEVASDCKDQDVSTSDNSPKHEDPKEFTMQAEISHFSKSVGHLQACSQNKPAAANDLLHRVNSMSEHGGTSGAEIATESNQTETEPSKQCIPLMLNTDNTNASSGTQDKSNALSPTAKPNSFFLQMQRRVSSHYVTSAIARSTVSAPNSTPNEVKNTEIEKRISSPDETSFSLHKTSSSSPPADEEKDDGKKIESSTSPVKSNKPSSFPPCQPAPLNLRTLRTFAVPKPYSSSRPSPFALAVSSAVKRSQSFNKTRTITSQAPREEFPVELSSATSAAEFSSATSLPQVKNPSLHSITGGSQNNLMDKRSSSVNSEQKSQAQSGASADQPPPVTTRQTAMTVQRSDPEQIHQSLLAAIRSGEAAAKLKRVGPPSNTIAVNGRAKLTYLYSTEAKANH